A portion of the Acidisarcina polymorpha genome contains these proteins:
- the murC gene encoding UDP-N-acetylmuramate--L-alanine ligase: protein MFVKSQRVHFIGIGGIGMSGIAEILLNLGYAVSGSDLRRTATTERLAGLGATIFEGHAAANVVGSGVVVASSAVNERNPEIMEARVARIPVIQRAEMLAELMRLKYGIAVAGMHGKTTTTSMIATVLAAGGLDPTVVVGGRVDALGSNARLGRSQYLVAEADESDRSFLKLSPILAVVTNLDREHMDCYRDLADIERAFLEFMDKVPFYGATIACLDDEMLAAVLPKVRRRVFTYGASAKADFVVRALPAMVSDGDAQIRSRFEVAFGAQSLGPFELHVPGRHNVLNATAAVAIASQLEIAPEAIAQGLRDFRGVDRRFQLKGCVNGVAVIDDYGHHPTEIRATLKAARECAYRKLHVIFQPHRYSRTRDLLKEFAAAFHEADSVQILDIYAASEDPIEGVSAETLVAAVGRPEVEYAASFEEAADRAAAAAREGDAVLTLGAGSVSQIAGMVISRLQK, encoded by the coding sequence ATGTTCGTTAAGTCACAACGGGTCCATTTCATAGGCATCGGCGGAATTGGGATGAGCGGGATCGCCGAGATCCTGCTGAATCTCGGGTATGCGGTATCGGGTTCCGATCTGCGGCGGACAGCCACCACCGAACGTCTTGCCGGGTTGGGCGCCACGATCTTTGAGGGGCATGCGGCCGCCAACGTCGTCGGCTCCGGGGTGGTGGTTGCGAGCTCCGCCGTCAACGAGCGCAATCCAGAGATCATGGAAGCCCGGGTGGCAAGGATACCGGTGATTCAGCGGGCTGAAATGCTGGCCGAGTTGATGCGCCTGAAATACGGCATCGCGGTCGCGGGAATGCATGGCAAGACAACCACAACTTCGATGATCGCAACGGTGCTCGCGGCGGGCGGGCTCGATCCCACGGTGGTGGTTGGCGGACGGGTCGACGCCCTGGGATCGAATGCGAGACTCGGCAGATCGCAGTATCTGGTCGCCGAGGCCGATGAAAGCGACAGGTCGTTCTTGAAACTGTCACCGATTCTTGCGGTGGTCACCAACCTCGATCGCGAACACATGGATTGTTATCGCGACCTGGCGGATATTGAACGCGCGTTCCTTGAATTCATGGACAAGGTCCCGTTCTATGGGGCGACGATCGCTTGCCTCGACGACGAGATGCTTGCCGCGGTTTTGCCCAAGGTACGGCGTCGTGTCTTTACCTATGGCGCCAGCGCCAAAGCGGATTTTGTCGTTCGGGCGCTCCCGGCTATGGTCTCGGACGGAGATGCGCAGATTCGCTCCCGCTTTGAAGTAGCGTTTGGCGCGCAGTCGCTCGGACCTTTTGAGCTTCACGTGCCGGGTCGCCACAATGTTTTGAACGCCACGGCGGCGGTGGCGATCGCGAGCCAGTTAGAGATAGCTCCAGAGGCGATCGCGCAAGGGCTGCGGGACTTCCGTGGGGTCGACCGGCGCTTCCAGCTGAAAGGATGCGTCAATGGCGTTGCGGTCATCGATGATTATGGGCATCATCCGACGGAGATCCGCGCGACCCTGAAAGCGGCCCGGGAGTGTGCCTATAGGAAACTGCATGTCATCTTTCAGCCTCACCGTTATTCGCGGACGCGAGACCTGCTGAAGGAGTTTGCCGCTGCGTTCCATGAAGCCGACTCAGTGCAGATCCTCGATATCTATGCGGCCAGCGAAGATCCCATCGAAGGGGTGAGTGCCGAGACGCTGGTAGCTGCAGTCGGCCGCCCAGAGGTCGAATATGCGGCTTCCTTTGAAGAAGCCGCGGACCGGGCAGCCGCAGCCGCGCGGGAGGGGGACGCCGTTCTCACCCTGGGAGCAGGCAGCGTCTCGCAGATTGCGGGAATGGTGATAAGCCGTCTGCAAAAGTAG